Proteins from one Candidatus Bathyarchaeota archaeon genomic window:
- a CDS encoding low molecular weight protein arginine phosphatase: MVSKLVLFVCYGNICRSPMAEGFLKKMLEDFNEPVKIEVLSAGLNAYGGPPTSEAIKVMRGEGTDISSFTSRQLTEELVEKADLILTMKKSYKDRIISGHLQFGRKVFTLKEFAGETDDLDVNDPYGGGIITYQMCAKEIKLTIIKALKKIVDYVS, translated from the coding sequence ATGGTTAGTAAGTTGGTCCTTTTCGTGTGCTATGGAAACATCTGTAGAAGCCCGATGGCTGAGGGTTTTCTGAAGAAAATGTTGGAAGATTTTAATGAACCCGTAAAGATTGAAGTTCTCTCGGCGGGTTTGAACGCGTATGGAGGGCCTCCAACAAGCGAGGCCATAAAAGTTATGAGAGGAGAAGGTACCGACATCTCATCTTTCACGTCAAGGCAACTGACAGAGGAATTAGTCGAAAAGGCGGATTTAATCTTAACTATGAAAAAGAGCTACAAAGATAGGATTATCTCAGGGCATCTGCAATTTGGACGCAAGGTTTTCACGTTGAAGGAGTTTGCAGGGGAAACTGACGACTTGGATGTTAATGACCCTTATGGCGGAGGGATTATAACCTACCAAATGTGTGCAAAGGAAATAAAGCTGACTATTATCAAGGCCTTGAAAAAAATTGTTGACTATGTCAGTTGA
- the queG gene encoding tRNA epoxyqueuosine(34) reductase QueG, which translates to MSITDEMKTCAKRIGLDVVRVTSAEPFSDAARRIKEQIQRGLRPKWDVETIDAYCDPRSVLPSARSIIVVAECYLTSEPLDLNVPGDPHGRIARYTWRNYYYDVKVKLKKVATFLKKKTRENIQFRCYSNDPLAEKPMAQRAGLGWYGKNGIILTRHYGSWVVLGALITNIELEEDEPLEESCGNCQACVNACPTKAIIEPYVLNMPKCLQYITHNQQVMPTCIREIWGNRLYGCMTCQDVCPLNRLVKPKNRKPKYGYVGPSLLLIPILQMTEKEYRKHFHKNQIGEWWVSFGAIQRNAAVALGNIGDPSAIPVLAHVLNHSRSFIVRGHVAWALGKIGGHHARLALKSALSREKNPDVHIEIENALKF; encoded by the coding sequence ATGTCAATTACAGATGAAATGAAGACTTGTGCGAAAAGAATTGGTCTGGATGTTGTGAGAGTTACATCTGCGGAGCCCTTTAGTGATGCAGCGAGAAGAATTAAAGAGCAAATACAGCGAGGGTTGCGCCCCAAATGGGATGTAGAAACTATTGATGCTTATTGTGATCCTAGAAGTGTTCTTCCTTCAGCAAGATCTATCATTGTAGTTGCAGAGTGTTACTTGACATCAGAGCCTTTGGACCTCAATGTACCTGGAGATCCTCATGGAAGAATTGCGCGCTATACCTGGCGAAATTACTACTACGATGTGAAAGTAAAGCTCAAAAAGGTTGCCACTTTCTTAAAGAAGAAAACTCGAGAGAACATTCAGTTCAGATGTTACTCTAACGACCCATTGGCCGAAAAGCCAATGGCACAACGGGCAGGATTGGGCTGGTATGGCAAAAACGGGATAATTCTGACCAGACATTATGGGTCTTGGGTTGTGCTCGGAGCTCTCATTACTAATATTGAACTGGAAGAAGATGAGCCTCTTGAGGAATCTTGTGGTAATTGCCAAGCTTGTGTCAACGCATGTCCTACGAAGGCGATAATTGAGCCCTATGTTTTGAACATGCCCAAATGCCTCCAATACATTACACACAATCAACAAGTCATGCCGACTTGTATTCGAGAGATTTGGGGCAATAGATTGTATGGATGTATGACATGCCAAGATGTTTGCCCTTTGAATCGTCTGGTGAAACCGAAGAATAGAAAGCCAAAATATGGATACGTTGGTCCTAGTCTTTTATTGATCCCGATTCTTCAAATGACTGAAAAGGAATATCGCAAACACTTTCATAAGAATCAAATAGGCGAGTGGTGGGTAAGTTTCGGCGCCATCCAGCGAAATGCGGCGGTAGCCCTAGGGAACATAGGTGATCCCAGCGCTATCCCAGTGCTAGCTCATGTTTTGAACCATAGTAGAAGTTTCATAGTTAGAGGACATGTGGCATGGGCTTTGGGAAAAATTGGTGGACACCACGCCAGACTTGCACTTAAGAGTGCTCTTAGTAGAGAAAAGAATCCTGATGTTCACATTGAAATTGAAAATGCATTGAAGTTTTAG
- a CDS encoding DUF1295 domain-containing protein: MSKSIDRKVRHIIQTLISAFLFLFQYIPVSGPWFGLMIFPLAAYIFGFFWSLPEFRGDQIYLLLFSPRLMFGRVVAVAGFVIFLIALVQFLKEQGTLITGGLYSVVRHPQYFGITVMTLGISMMSLQFAGGHAEVLYVWLIQVFGYVLLAGYEERHLLMEYEREYQRYRQKVSFIFPAPRLNKIPEPLFSLAIALITAFLLTLI, translated from the coding sequence GTGTCGAAGTCTATTGACCGAAAGGTTAGACATATAATTCAGACATTAATCTCAGCGTTTCTTTTCCTTTTCCAATACATACCCGTATCGGGCCCTTGGTTTGGTTTAATGATCTTCCCATTAGCAGCCTATATATTTGGTTTCTTTTGGAGCCTTCCCGAATTTAGGGGAGACCAGATTTACCTCTTGCTTTTTTCGCCGAGGCTTATGTTCGGGAGAGTAGTTGCAGTTGCAGGTTTTGTTATCTTCTTGATAGCTTTAGTACAGTTTTTGAAGGAACAAGGAACACTCATTACAGGCGGACTTTACTCCGTGGTTAGACATCCCCAGTATTTTGGGATAACAGTCATGACGTTAGGGATTTCTATGATGTCTCTACAGTTTGCTGGGGGGCATGCTGAAGTTTTGTATGTATGGCTGATTCAGGTGTTTGGATATGTTTTACTTGCAGGCTATGAGGAGCGACATCTTCTAATGGAGTATGAAAGAGAGTATCAACGATATAGGCAAAAGGTGTCCTTCATCTTCCCCGCGCCACGCCTAAACAAAATCCCCGAACCACTTTTCTCCCTAGCAATAGCACTCATCACAGCCTTCCTACTCACGTTAATATAA
- a CDS encoding AsnC family transcriptional regulator: MTKIKGIDFKILSGLMKNSKISDRKLAEIIGVSQPTVTRRRAKLEKQAMLEYTAIPNFAKLGFEIVAISLYSWTPEANSMQCESPEKVKNKLSAFLSNHKNIIFTSNGRGFGMDRVMISVHESYSDYTELMNAVNMEWGSYLDQTKSFIISTQVDIVGRHLGFKYLAEYIVEKLKMT, from the coding sequence ATGACGAAAATAAAAGGTATTGACTTTAAGATTCTCTCTGGGTTGATGAAAAACTCCAAAATAAGTGACAGGAAACTGGCTGAAATCATTGGAGTCTCTCAGCCCACTGTCACCAGAAGAAGAGCCAAATTAGAGAAGCAAGCGATGCTCGAATACACCGCAATCCCAAATTTTGCCAAGTTAGGCTTTGAAATCGTTGCAATCAGCCTTTACTCTTGGACACCTGAAGCCAACAGCATGCAATGTGAAAGCCCAGAAAAGGTCAAGAATAAGTTGTCTGCATTTCTCTCAAATCATAAAAACATCATCTTCACCTCCAATGGGCGAGGCTTTGGGATGGATAGAGTGATGATCTCAGTTCACGAGTCATATTCCGACTATACGGAGCTTATGAACGCGGTCAATATGGAATGGGGTAGCTATCTGGATCAGACCAAATCATTCATCATCAGTACACAGGTAGATATTGTCGGTAGACACCTTGGCTTCAAATATTTGGCAGAATATATAGTGGAAAAGCTGAAAATGACCTGA
- a CDS encoding 6-bladed beta-propeller, translating into MANILSVKHLSCFGKPGRKDGEFQLPCGITMDASKNVYIADAGNNRIQELDPQGKFLMKFGMGKGGWWRKEGKLSHPTGTTIDKNGNIYVADLGHNCIQKFDAQGNFLMKFGEHGKRDGEFERPRSVHFHVDGNLYVVDAYNHRVQKFDAQGNFLSKFGKFGKGTDGEGVFNDPSDLAFDKKGCIYVTDTNHHIVQKFDSEGNFLLKFGRKGNKDGEFDHPRCVAVDKKENIFVVDVVNNRIQVFNSDGVFLFNFGSLGKKDGQFHFPYGIAISEQGEIYVTDNSNHRAQRFSMS; encoded by the coding sequence ATGGCTAACATTTTATCAGTCAAACATCTTTCTTGCTTTGGCAAACCAGGAAGAAAAGATGGAGAGTTTCAGCTTCCATGTGGGATTACAATGGACGCTTCGAAGAACGTTTACATAGCTGATGCAGGAAATAATCGAATTCAGGAATTGGATCCTCAAGGCAAATTCCTAATGAAATTCGGCATGGGTAAAGGTGGTTGGTGGAGGAAGGAAGGTAAGTTAAGCCATCCAACCGGAACAACCATAGACAAGAACGGAAACATCTATGTAGCTGATCTTGGACACAATTGTATCCAAAAGTTTGATGCGCAAGGCAACTTCTTGATGAAGTTCGGGGAGCATGGAAAGAGAGACGGAGAGTTTGAGAGACCTCGCAGCGTGCATTTTCATGTAGATGGAAATCTCTACGTGGTTGATGCTTATAATCATCGCGTTCAAAAGTTTGATGCCCAAGGCAATTTTCTGTCAAAATTCGGCAAGTTCGGAAAAGGCACGGATGGAGAGGGCGTATTTAATGACCCCAGCGACCTCGCTTTTGACAAAAAAGGGTGCATTTATGTGACCGATACGAACCATCACATCGTACAGAAATTTGACTCAGAGGGTAACTTTCTCTTGAAATTTGGAAGAAAGGGAAACAAAGATGGAGAATTTGATCATCCCCGTTGTGTCGCCGTTGACAAAAAGGAAAACATCTTCGTTGTCGATGTTGTCAATAACCGGATACAGGTTTTCAATTCTGATGGTGTTTTCTTATTCAACTTCGGCAGTCTAGGTAAGAAAGATGGACAATTTCACTTCCCTTATGGCATCGCCATAAGTGAACAAGGAGAAATCTATGTAACTGACAACTCTAATCATCGCGCCCAAAGGTTCTCTATGAGTTAA
- a CDS encoding aminopeptidase P family protein, whose product MPKLAINKKEYERRIKTIRKELMKRKLDALYLTSGTSLFYLTGYSYIATERPAALIIPIEGEITFMGPLLEIDHIPLKTTLIENVKTYPDYPGHKHPIDHFADFLKELGLSNKKIGTDNPAGASGIWGYKGPPITEKLPKAKFVKAKDIVENMRIIKSKEEIALIKESAKWGNLAHTLLQEYTEPGLWDIDIALRASYEASMTLKKTLGPEYEPCRRSGAPASAGFRGQVGAMSAIPHAIGTKKRIKAGEVIITGAGADIGGYNSELERTMIVGEPTEKQKRYFEVMLKAQDAALAAFKPEAKCCDIDKAALKVIQKAGYAGLIRHHTGHGIGLEGHEPPWLDVGDDTVMKPGMVFSCEPGIYEPGFAGFRHSDTVVIMDDGVERITYYPRDLESLTIRKE is encoded by the coding sequence ATGCCAAAACTGGCGATAAACAAGAAAGAGTATGAGAGAAGAATAAAAACTATTAGAAAAGAGCTTATGAAAAGAAAACTAGATGCTCTGTATCTAACCAGCGGCACAAGCCTCTTCTACCTCACAGGATACTCATACATCGCAACAGAAAGACCAGCAGCACTCATCATTCCTATAGAAGGCGAGATAACCTTTATGGGACCTCTCCTAGAAATTGATCACATTCCATTAAAAACCACCTTGATAGAAAACGTCAAGACATATCCAGACTATCCAGGACACAAACATCCAATAGACCATTTCGCTGACTTTCTCAAAGAACTAGGATTAAGCAACAAAAAGATTGGCACAGATAACCCAGCTGGAGCCTCCGGAATCTGGGGTTACAAGGGTCCACCGATAACGGAAAAGCTTCCTAAAGCCAAGTTTGTCAAGGCAAAAGACATAGTTGAAAACATGCGAATAATAAAATCGAAAGAAGAGATTGCGCTGATAAAAGAGAGCGCCAAATGGGGAAACCTAGCCCACACATTACTTCAAGAATACACGGAACCCGGCTTATGGGACATCGACATCGCATTGAGAGCCTCCTACGAAGCCTCAATGACCCTGAAGAAGACGTTAGGACCGGAGTATGAGCCGTGTAGAAGAAGTGGAGCACCAGCAAGCGCAGGCTTTAGAGGCCAAGTCGGTGCGATGTCAGCCATCCCTCACGCAATCGGCACAAAGAAGAGAATCAAAGCGGGAGAAGTCATCATAACAGGTGCCGGAGCAGACATCGGCGGATACAACAGTGAACTCGAGCGAACCATGATTGTTGGAGAACCAACTGAAAAACAGAAAAGGTATTTTGAAGTCATGTTGAAAGCTCAAGATGCGGCTTTAGCAGCTTTCAAGCCTGAAGCAAAATGTTGCGACATTGATAAAGCAGCCCTGAAAGTGATTCAGAAGGCAGGCTACGCTGGATTGATAAGGCATCATACTGGTCATGGAATAGGCTTAGAAGGTCACGAACCACCGTGGCTGGATGTCGGCGACGACACTGTTATGAAGCCCGGCATGGTCTTCAGTTGCGAGCCTGGCATATACGAGCCGGGGTTTGCGGGTTTTCGACATTCAGATACAGTAGTGATAATGGACGACGGAGTAGAGAGGATAACATATTATCCTAGAGACTTGGAATCATTGACCATCCGAAAGGAATGA
- a CDS encoding cupin domain-containing protein, translating into MEKISLDELSRKIGKPWSPVDVMFVNDSVIRIAKVEGEFVWHKHDNGDEVFLVFDGEFTIQTKEKNFNLKKGECILVPKGVLHCPKADSLATMLVFELKDTKQYGD; encoded by the coding sequence ATGGAAAAGATTTCTTTGGACGAGCTTTCAAGAAAGATCGGTAAACCTTGGTCTCCTGTTGATGTAATGTTTGTTAACGATTCCGTAATCAGGATAGCAAAGGTTGAAGGTGAGTTTGTTTGGCATAAACACGACAACGGTGATGAGGTCTTTTTGGTTTTTGATGGAGAATTTACAATACAGACAAAAGAGAAGAATTTCAACCTGAAGAAAGGAGAATGTATTTTGGTTCCAAAAGGAGTTTTGCATTGTCCAAAAGCCGATTCTTTAGCCACTATGTTAGTGTTTGAGTTGAAAGACACTAAACAATATGGAGATTAA
- a CDS encoding flippase-like domain-containing protein has protein sequence MMLERRTVIAKSIPFLLIGLLIFVCYLYFFVGIPEMIATIQSVNPFYYSLAIIAFLLDMLFYALTWHYFLRPLSVKTSFKKTFLLVWVGAFVDILVPAESVSGDVSKAYLMSKETNENTGRIAASVVSHRILSSAVTLGSLIIGSLSFLVLRHEIPGFILNLILLVSFGTVITLVFLFLLCFKEHMTRKITDSLMRLIAFISRGRWRLTSLTSEVQRALKAFHQAIDILGAHPTSLIPPVIFSIISWLFSLLISLLIFLSLGYPFSFSVIITVVTVYSISCAIQAIPAGIPAEVGIVEPIMISLYALLGVPVDIGGAATILTRILTVWLKLTIGFAATQWVGIKTLAGSSPSVPTEL, from the coding sequence ATGATGTTAGAAAGGCGCACGGTGATAGCAAAGTCCATTCCTTTTCTGCTCATCGGCCTATTGATTTTTGTTTGTTACCTGTACTTCTTCGTCGGCATACCTGAGATGATAGCGACTATTCAAAGCGTCAATCCTTTCTATTACTCGCTAGCGATAATTGCTTTTTTATTAGACATGCTTTTCTACGCGTTGACTTGGCATTATTTTTTGCGTCCTCTCTCGGTGAAAACTTCTTTCAAGAAGACTTTTCTTTTGGTTTGGGTTGGAGCTTTCGTTGACATTCTAGTTCCTGCGGAATCGGTTAGCGGGGATGTTTCTAAAGCTTATTTAATGTCCAAAGAAACAAACGAAAACACTGGAAGAATTGCAGCGTCCGTTGTAAGTCATAGAATCCTCTCATCAGCAGTAACCCTAGGAAGCTTGATCATCGGTTCTCTCTCGTTCCTAGTTTTGAGGCATGAAATCCCTGGGTTTATCTTGAACCTAATATTACTCGTATCATTTGGCACCGTGATTACACTGGTTTTCCTGTTCCTTCTATGCTTCAAAGAGCACATGACCCGTAAAATAACCGATTCTTTGATGAGACTGATTGCGTTTATTTCTAGAGGTCGCTGGCGGCTAACCAGTTTGACATCTGAAGTACAGAGAGCCTTGAAAGCTTTTCATCAAGCAATAGATATCCTAGGTGCACATCCTACGAGCTTGATTCCACCAGTGATTTTTTCGATAATATCTTGGCTCTTCAGTTTGCTTATATCTCTGCTGATTTTTCTCTCTCTTGGTTACCCGTTCAGTTTCAGCGTAATAATTACCGTGGTTACCGTGTATTCCATCAGTTGCGCCATTCAAGCTATACCCGCAGGAATCCCCGCTGAAGTGGGTATTGTAGAACCCATTATGATAAGCCTTTACGCGTTGCTCGGTGTTCCTGTCGATATTGGCGGCGCTGCAACCATTCTAACAAGAATCTTAACCGTATGGCTCAAACTCACCATAGGCTTTGCGGCAACGCAGTGGGTTGGAATCAAAACGTTGGCCGGTAGTTCACCCAGCGTTCCAACGGAGTTATGA
- a CDS encoding RNA-guided pseudouridylation complex pseudouridine synthase subunit Cbf5, with protein sequence MQRIMPPWEVERKLIVKAEGETNPDHGCSPDERPLEDYVKFGVINLDKPPGPSSHEVTAWTKRLINIQHVGHGGTLDPKVTGILPIALEEATKIIQALLISGKEYICVTRLHSEVPEDRVKAVLNEFVGTIYQRPPIRSSVKRRLRTRKIYYLNLLEIKDRNILFQVGCEAGTYIRKLSHDIGEVLGCGAHMQELRRTRSGALTEDRSLVTLHDISYFYAQYQETKDEKHLRRFIQPMEKTLQLVPKIIIRDSAVDAICHGANLAAPGVLALETKIYPNDAVTLFTQKGEAVALAKALESTENILKKDHGFVAKTQRVLMPRGAYPKKWQTHK encoded by the coding sequence ATGCAAAGAATTATGCCACCGTGGGAAGTCGAAAGAAAACTTATTGTGAAGGCTGAGGGGGAAACCAATCCAGATCACGGCTGTAGCCCAGACGAAAGACCTCTCGAAGACTACGTCAAGTTTGGGGTAATAAACCTAGACAAACCACCTGGCCCTTCGAGTCACGAAGTCACAGCTTGGACAAAACGTCTCATAAACATTCAGCATGTTGGTCACGGTGGGACACTAGACCCGAAAGTAACCGGCATCCTCCCCATCGCCCTAGAAGAAGCCACAAAAATAATCCAAGCTCTCCTCATCTCCGGAAAAGAATACATCTGCGTAACAAGACTTCACTCTGAAGTGCCAGAAGACCGAGTTAAAGCCGTTCTAAACGAATTCGTGGGAACAATCTATCAAAGGCCACCAATCCGATCATCAGTCAAACGCCGGCTAAGAACCCGCAAAATCTACTACCTAAACCTCCTCGAAATCAAAGACCGTAACATACTTTTCCAAGTAGGCTGCGAAGCAGGAACATACATACGCAAACTCAGCCATGATATAGGCGAAGTCTTGGGCTGCGGAGCCCACATGCAAGAACTACGCAGAACAAGGTCAGGGGCACTTACCGAAGATCGCAGCCTCGTCACACTGCACGACATATCATACTTCTACGCACAATACCAAGAAACAAAAGACGAAAAACACCTCCGCAGATTTATACAACCAATGGAGAAAACCTTACAACTAGTACCAAAAATCATCATACGCGACTCAGCCGTAGATGCCATTTGCCACGGAGCCAACCTAGCAGCCCCAGGCGTCCTAGCACTGGAAACAAAGATATATCCAAACGACGCAGTCACCTTGTTTACACAGAAAGGCGAAGCAGTAGCACTTGCAAAAGCGTTAGAATCCACAGAAAACATCTTAAAGAAAGACCATGGATTCGTCGCAAAAACACAACGAGTATTAATGCCACGTGGCGCCTATCCAAAAAAATGGCAAACCCACAAATAA
- the thrC gene encoding threonine synthase, with the protein MTILRCTQCSATLKLYPPRYKCEKCGGLLEYTLDFKQLRGIKLAGALSFWKYKQLLPEVKNTVTLGEGGTPLHKATRLSKKLGLSAVYLKDETRNPTNSFRDRCAALMVSNALDLKYNSMVCASNGNLGASSAAYCAKSGLTCHIIVPKLVDMGKLAQMLIYDAILDEHGEIVDDAIERAESLATETGWYQATAELNPLVIEAQKTIAYEVAEQFGVPDWFVVSMGGGGIIYSIWKGFKELQMLGKVETLPKMVGVQAHGCAPIVNAHLKSKSEPTVVHKPSTHALGILVRNPLNGIWALKALTESKGIAVSVSDSEIFTAEQKIARLEGIFAEPASSATIAALEKMVAQGTINKKDSVVCLITASGLKATDVLQALTKKRKTAVVGLELSTKEKILRNLSRKDTYGYDLWKKLGKTMTRAAVYQHLNELSERGLVIAYKREKRKYFKITKRGKRALQAIDELKMLL; encoded by the coding sequence ATGACGATTTTACGATGCACCCAGTGTTCAGCAACCCTGAAGCTATACCCTCCACGATATAAATGCGAGAAGTGTGGAGGCCTCTTGGAATACACTCTTGATTTCAAACAGTTAAGAGGAATCAAGCTCGCTGGTGCCCTCTCTTTTTGGAAATACAAACAACTTCTTCCAGAAGTCAAAAACACCGTGACACTGGGCGAAGGTGGCACCCCCCTACATAAAGCTACGCGTCTTAGCAAAAAGCTTGGTTTGAGTGCAGTGTATCTTAAGGATGAAACACGAAACCCGACGAATTCCTTTAGAGACAGATGCGCCGCGTTAATGGTTTCCAACGCTTTAGATTTGAAGTACAATTCCATGGTTTGTGCTTCGAACGGGAACCTAGGAGCCTCTTCGGCTGCTTACTGCGCAAAGTCTGGACTCACGTGTCACATTATTGTTCCAAAATTGGTTGACATGGGCAAGCTCGCTCAAATGCTAATCTACGATGCCATCCTTGACGAACATGGTGAAATTGTTGACGACGCCATAGAACGGGCAGAGTCATTGGCGACAGAGACAGGTTGGTATCAAGCCACGGCTGAATTGAACCCCCTCGTAATTGAAGCCCAGAAAACCATAGCATACGAAGTTGCGGAACAGTTTGGGGTACCCGACTGGTTCGTCGTTTCCATGGGGGGCGGTGGAATCATATACTCCATTTGGAAGGGCTTCAAAGAACTGCAAATGCTCGGGAAGGTTGAAACGCTACCGAAGATGGTCGGCGTACAAGCTCACGGATGCGCACCCATCGTCAATGCACACCTGAAAAGCAAATCAGAACCAACTGTTGTTCATAAGCCTTCCACACACGCCTTAGGAATCCTCGTGCGCAACCCGTTGAACGGAATATGGGCACTAAAGGCGCTAACAGAATCGAAAGGCATCGCTGTCTCAGTCAGCGATTCCGAAATCTTCACCGCTGAACAAAAAATCGCAAGGCTTGAAGGAATCTTTGCAGAGCCAGCGAGCTCAGCCACAATAGCCGCGCTCGAAAAAATGGTTGCTCAAGGCACTATCAACAAGAAAGACAGCGTTGTATGTCTCATAACCGCAAGCGGTTTGAAAGCAACCGACGTACTACAAGCCCTGACGAAAAAACGAAAAACCGCTGTAGTCGGCCTAGAATTAAGCACAAAAGAAAAGATTCTGCGCAATCTCAGCAGAAAAGACACTTACGGCTATGACCTATGGAAAAAACTTGGAAAAACAATGACACGAGCCGCTGTCTATCAGCACCTAAACGAACTCTCAGAAAGAGGGTTGGTAATCGCCTATAAAAGGGAGAAAAGAAAATACTTCAAAATTACCAAGCGTGGAAAACGAGCTTTGCAGGCCATCGATGAGCTAAAAATGTTACTGTAA
- a CDS encoding CTP synthase, producing the protein MAKFVFVTGGVLSSVGKGILTSSVGKMLQTRGYKVTVIKIDPYVNVDAGTMNPYIHGEVYVTDDGGETDLDLGGYERFLNLNLPKVNNITTGQIYQTVINKERRGDFLGKCVQIVPHITNEIKRRIRLVAKRSKVDVVLTECGGTVGDIEGLPFLEAIRQMRLEEGFQNTLYVHVALVPILDVTGEMKTKPLQHSVNELRRIGIQPDTIVARCRKMIDTEALRKIALFGTIPENAVFCSYNVPSVYQVPLILDEQGMGKYICKRLGMPQKRPKWSEWKRFVDSVENPRFEVKIGLVGKYAGLADSYISMKEALRHGGAACQTQISIDYIKAERLERDVSRLELLKNYDGIFIPYGFGPRGTEGKMRAIRFARENNVPFLGICYGFQLAVVEFARNVCGLEDASSTEVNPDTTNPVIDLMPEQRGVEYKGATMRLGAHKIIVKKDTMAYILYGTGEIYERHRHRWEVNQDYWKILQKQGLVFSGKSPDGRRIEILELPDKFFFFASQFHGEFKSRPNRPDPEYYGFVRACLDRKLGKTKPEF; encoded by the coding sequence ATGGCAAAGTTTGTCTTCGTAACGGGCGGTGTGCTCTCTTCCGTAGGCAAGGGCATCTTAACCTCATCTGTCGGAAAGATGCTTCAAACCAGAGGCTACAAGGTTACGGTGATAAAGATAGATCCCTACGTCAACGTAGACGCAGGCACAATGAACCCTTACATCCACGGAGAAGTTTACGTAACAGACGACGGAGGAGAAACAGACCTCGACCTTGGTGGATACGAGAGATTTCTAAACCTCAACCTTCCCAAGGTAAACAACATCACAACCGGACAAATATACCAGACGGTTATCAACAAAGAACGTCGAGGAGACTTCCTAGGCAAATGCGTCCAAATCGTTCCTCACATCACGAATGAAATTAAGCGTCGAATCCGCTTGGTCGCGAAACGGTCAAAGGTTGACGTCGTCTTAACCGAGTGCGGAGGCACAGTCGGGGACATAGAAGGATTACCCTTCCTCGAAGCAATTCGTCAAATGCGCTTAGAAGAGGGATTCCAGAACACCCTATACGTTCATGTGGCCCTCGTCCCCATCTTAGACGTCACTGGCGAGATGAAGACCAAACCTCTCCAACACAGCGTAAACGAACTACGCCGAATCGGTATCCAACCAGACACCATCGTAGCCCGATGCAGAAAAATGATTGACACCGAAGCCCTCCGAAAAATAGCGTTGTTCGGTACAATTCCAGAAAACGCGGTGTTCTGTTCGTACAACGTTCCCTCCGTCTACCAAGTTCCACTGATCTTGGACGAGCAAGGCATGGGCAAATACATCTGTAAACGATTAGGCATGCCGCAAAAAAGACCCAAATGGAGCGAGTGGAAACGATTCGTAGACTCTGTTGAAAATCCACGTTTCGAGGTCAAAATAGGATTAGTCGGCAAATACGCAGGCTTGGCTGACAGTTACATAAGCATGAAAGAGGCACTACGACACGGAGGAGCTGCCTGCCAAACCCAAATTTCAATCGACTACATCAAGGCAGAACGGCTTGAAAGAGATGTAAGCAGATTAGAATTGCTCAAGAACTACGACGGAATTTTCATTCCTTATGGCTTTGGCCCTAGGGGAACTGAAGGAAAAATGAGGGCAATCCGTTTTGCGCGTGAAAATAACGTACCGTTTTTGGGCATATGCTATGGTTTTCAACTGGCAGTCGTGGAGTTTGCCCGTAACGTATGTGGACTAGAAGACGCCAGCAGCACGGAAGTTAACCCAGACACCACAAACCCAGTAATCGATCTGATGCCTGAACAGCGAGGCGTCGAATATAAGGGAGCAACCATGCGGTTAGGTGCACATAAAATCATAGTCAAAAAGGATACTATGGCGTACATATTATACGGGACTGGAGAAATTTATGAGCGCCATCGCCACAGATGGGAAGTCAACCAAGATTACTGGAAAATTCTGCAAAAGCAGGGACTAGTATTCTCAGGCAAAAGCCCAGACGGCAGGAGAATAGAGATTCTGGAACTGCCAGACAAGTTCTTTTTCTTCGCCTCACAATTTCATGGAGAGTTCAAAAGCCGTCCAAACAGGCCAGACCCAGAATACTATGGCTTTGTCAGAGCATGCCTAGACAGAAAGCTAGGAAAGACAAAACCAGAATTTTAA